The following nucleotide sequence is from Vulpes lagopus strain Blue_001 chromosome 1, ASM1834538v1, whole genome shotgun sequence.
ACTTTTTAGTTGCTTGTGCAAACacataatgaataaatacattttatagatacttatgtaaaacaaaaccagacaaaacaataacaaattgAATGCCAGGAAGGTACAACTGATACAATCAAATCCTGCTAGATTGCAAGTAGAAGCTACATTCTTCTTCTCTGTAACATGTAGCAAGAACTAAAAGATGGTCAAATGATTTTGCCAAGTGATCCACTTCTGGCTATGGAGGGGAAATGATTCAGTATATGTTAATGAAAACTTACCTTACATATATGATCTATATAACAATGTTACGAGGGAATGgttaatgtgtgtgtgcatttgtttaCTCAGATGAGAAACATGAAGCCTATGAAGAACCCTGGGAAGATATTTACACCGATGCTAAAACAGTATTTATGATTGTCACGAGTATGCAAACATATGTCTACCTATAGAGATCtactggaagaaaacatttaagaatgaAAACTGTCAGAATGATATGATTAtagataattttctctttctctcacttaaaaaaaataaacttcatgtCAGGAAATcttcaaaagctttttattttattttactttttaaaatattttttttttattcattcatttgagagagaaagagagcaaaagaaagagagagtatgagcacaAACGGAGGgcaagggtcagagggagaaggatgcctgatgcagggcttaatgcagggctcgatcccagaaccccaggatcatgacctgagctgcccaggtacccTTCCAAAGGTTTTTAAAAGGTATATACTAAGTTTCAATAAAGCAAACATATGCATATAGACATGATCCAAACACTCTTATTTAACTGTTTCTTGggtatgattgtgtgtgtgtgtgtgtgtgtgtgtgtgtgtgtaaagaaatGGGAGTGATTTGAATGAGGGtagaggagagaaatgagaagaaaaaaaaaaaaagctgagaagcTCAGAGTGGTAGTAGCATCCCTTTGCCCACCTAAGCAGTTGCTCTGGATGGCATCAGGGGCTCATGAGCCATGGTGGTGGAAGCCTCACGTCACAGTGGATGTGATATGAGATAGGTAGGGGAACAGAACCACAGTGACCATTGCACCTCATTTCCTTACACTGCTCCTATGCTGGGCCGTGGTATTGTGGCCTTTGACTTTGAGTCTTCAGTGGAAGATTTGAATTTAGTCTGGTAGCAGGAGATGAGACAACCTTGTTCCTTTAATGCACACATTTGGTTTCATTAACACATTAACCACAGGAGCAGGGGCAAAGGCCACAAGATGTGGGGTTAGTATGAGCGGGGGCAAAggaactttttcttaaagaaaaaagcatcTGTACTACACAGTCTTTCCACTAGTCCACACCTACCCTGAAAGCCCCCTCTTACCACAGGAAGTGCGCTGACCACTGGAGTAATAAAGAGGCTTCTACTAGCAGCTGTTCCTCACTCTCTCCCTGAACAGCTAAGCCGGACCTCAACCATGAGATCTCTCCTCCTGGCCCTGTTTGGGATCTGCTTTCTCACTGAATTCATCGTGGAAGGTAAGTTGAAAAGTTCTTTATGAGAGAAGAACAGAGATGCAGGCAGGTGGGCCCATTTGGTGTTTGACTCAGGTTTTGACTGGAGTGAACTGCTTTCCTTCCCCAGGATAAGCCTCAGATTTCCCATgtgcaaaatgggaatgataatttTGATTTTAGGGGACTTAATAGATTTTGAAGACAGAACTTGCCTAAAATCTGGGCTCCTACTTTTCATAATTGTGTGATTTGGAGtaaatttcttaacctctctgcaccAACACCAACAGTTACTTATAAGTTGAATATAATATATTCTTACCTggggttaaaatgaaaaaatatcaaaaatttaggaacactTATCAGATTTGCTCTCTAGTAGTAATTTCTTGATTAATGTTACCTGTGAAATGGTGGTGATGATTATATGTGCCTTTGTAGCTTTTGCCTATTTAATATTGATCTTGATAAATTCTCAAAATTTTTGAAAGTTTAGACACAATGTGGGAATGAGTTGGAGGCTATATGTTCTGAAGCAAaccaataatttctttaaaaaaatattttatttattcatgagagacagagagagagacagagagagagagagagaggcagaaacagagggagaagcaagctccacgcagggagcccaatgcggaacttgatcccgggtctccaggatcatgccctgggctgaaggcagatgcccaaccgctgagccacccaggcgtcccaataatttctatttaaaaaaatgattgggaGCTCATACCTTCCTACCTAGGAAATCAGTATTGCCTTCAGCTATATGGGAGAGTCTATTATTACTGCTTTGAATATTGTTTCCATTAATGatacatttctttaatttataagaGACCATATGTTAAGTGCTAACAAATAGATCAGTGCCTTATACACATTCAGATAAACCTGCAAGATGTACCCAGATGAGACTTGGCTATACTGAGCCTCAGCTGACTGttctatacatattttcttaaaaaatcatttctcccCCAACTGATTGAAATTTACTTCTCCTTGTGCTCTGGCAATAAGAGAGAATATCCTTCAAGTATAATTAATGTTTCGGTTAACTCTCCTTTCAACCTCCTAATTTGTAGCCTTACTATGTAGAATAGGATATCTGAATCTGACCATGGAATCTAAGGGTGTCCGTGAAGAGAGGTGGCAAGGTCTGGAATTCCCTGAAATTGTGggcaaaataaatattgatgaaacCAACAACTTTAAGGCTAATAAATTAGGGTAAATATTGCCATGTGTCTGGCATTTTGCTGAGACAATAGGTCTGCTGCTTGGTGGAAACCCAGGTATGGGTGGGGGCAGTGACCCTCTTTTGGAGACAGAGGAAAACTGAAGACACTTGGGTCACTTCTCAAGCTTCCTCCTTGAATGACCTCTGTGAGCCCCACTGGGGCTTAGCCTCCATGTACAACGGCAGGCAAAGCAATCTCTGCTCTGACTCAGCTCTGCCACAGAGGCAAAAGTTTCTTCACTGATCACACTGCTGAGAATAAGAAGGTTTGGGAATTTAGAGTCTAGTAGGATTCTTTGAGTCTTGGGAATCCATGTTAGGTATTTCTCAGAGAAAAATATTGTTTCCTAAGTAGTGAGAGAAATACAAGAAACAATCTCTTTTACTGGGCTCAAGACAGTTGAGCATTAAACAAAAGTTGGCAAAGATGGGGATAAAGAATGTGTGGACAGGATACTGGGAGTGCTGGAAAGAAGGAGGGATGAAGAGGAGCGTAGCTAGCTGACAAGCACCTTATATTTagtttcatgttaaaaaaaaaaaaaaaagccttctgatACCAGCAACACTGACAATCAAACTTGATCATCGTTACCTGTTACTTTAGAAGCTTTTTTAGCTGAATATTTCCTTGGGAAGCAAATAACAGTCATTTTACCTTAGGAAAAAATCAGCACTTAGAAACCTTGATTAAATTCTACCAAACCTTAATATTATTAACTCTCCCAAGTTATTTCCCCTTCTCCAATGCAAGATTGCTCTCTGAACTGAAGTTTAGAAATCCCCCTTAAGGAGGATTTCTATTGAGGATGAAGAGTTTATGAACTACATCCTTTATATATCTCacactttaacatttaaaataacacacGGGCCTCTTCCCACGTTTAATGTTGCCTTTCCCAAGTTACTCTTTATTACATcactctttgttattttatttatagcacTGTAGCATTTATACTATTTGAAACGATAATTTGTCTGCTTGATTTTCCTCTCCAGGTGTGGGGAGTGAAGTCCTAGAAAGGAGCATCTGTATGAGTCTGACGACCAAGAGACTGCCAGTTAAAAACATCAAGACCTATACCATCAAGGAGGGCTCCATGAGAGCAGTAATGTGAGTTTGTCTCCCCCAAAGCTGGGCTTGATGGGACATTGTATATAGAAATACTGCCCTCCTCAGGAAACTGGCATGGAGAAAGACCTCAAGAGAACCAAtacccacccttttttttttcatattaaccAGGTGTTTATGTAGCACTAAATAccaattattgaaaaaaatctgacagTCAAATAAAGAATATCATTCTCCTTTCTGATTTAGTTTAGAAGCATAATTTGACTGGGCACCAGATGAATATTGTGCTCAGTTCTGAGGGTTAGGTGTAGAGGTGGCTGGTCTGGCTTAGGATTTGACCATATAACCACACTTTTGTGGGAtgcttccctgcttcccttccaCTCAGCAATATCAAAtgccttttcccttcccttcccttcccttcccttcccttcccttcccttcccttcccttcccttcccttcccttccttgatGGTGTGCTAAAGTAGAGTGCCATGTTTTATCAGTTACCGTATCTCAAGGAAATGTGCAAAAACTAGCCAATATAATACCATTCTCTTTCCAGGATCTCATTTTCAGAATAGCAGCTCTTCCCAACACATAACTGCAATTTTacccaaagaaattaaagaaatcacTTTTGTCCAGAAAACAAGATAAGTGTGTTTAGTTGTGAAAAGGAAGATACGTGTAATAATTGAATGAGGTGACCTCAAATGTCCAGCGTAGTTACAACATTTGGTAGCTTGGGTggaaaaaggaatttgaaaattaTGATGAACAAAAGAGCTGGATATGACCTggaaatatttctgttttgtgttaAAACAGATTGCAGGAAAAGGTCAAGGTTTTGAGTGTCAAGGTTTTGAGAATAATTTCTGCAGAAAATCTCTTAAATCTGGTTTAATCTTAACTCCTGATTCCAAGGCTGTGAGGATATGACTAACTCTATCTTTTCCTTATATCGCAGATTTATTACCAGACGTGGCTTTAAATTCTGTGCCGATCCACAAGCTGACTGGGTGAAAAAAGCAGTAGAGAGTGTGGACAAGTCTACCAGAAGAAACATGAAACAGGCCAAGCCTACAGGAGCCCAACTTTCCACCAATACAGCTGTAACCCTGACTACATAGAAGCCTTCTGGCACCTCATTCCCTCACTAGCCAACCAGCTCATTTCCCTTTATAAACTCCTGGactaattagattatttttactttttataaaagtgCTGCATGAGTCaacttattttcttgtatttttatttttcatagtcaTTTAGAtgctttaattaataaatatttattatcaagAATAGTCTATTCATTATGTATTGGGAAAGATAATATATCatttatgttctgtctctgttCTAACTGTACCTCCTTTTGATGATATTCATGATTTTGGTCAGTGTTTGTCAGATGAAAGCTATATTCATCAGTCTTAGGTTCCAGCTTGCAAGTGACAATTGTGACAATGTAACAAGTGACAATTGTGACAATGTGACAAGTGACAATTGTGACAATGGCAACTTAAGATCTATTTCCACTATCTTCATAATAAAGTTCTATTTATGAAATAGGGGAGATAATAAGCCAGCTGTCATTGCATTTCCATTTTGAGGGTCCACTAACTCAAAAAGTGGCTTCATTCATGTTTGATCCTGTAGCAAATTCTCTTACCTgtgtttcttttggtttcctaTGAAAGTACACAAACATAGGGCTTTTCAGTTCTCTAATTTGGCAAAACAGCAAGGATTAGAGTTTTGGTGAAAAGATACTTTATTCAAATAACAGTCAATGAATGCTCTTTGAAATGGGCAATGACCTTGCTGCCTTTCTGTGATGTCtgtaattgttaatattttatcacaCAAGGCATGATTGTCTGCAAGAAGCTTGTAAACATCTCAAACAGTGTCAGCCTGGAATATTTCTTGAATGTGATCACAACTTGCAGtaaagttttaattaaacattcaTCTAAGCATTCAATATCCCAGACTCATGCtctgttatattttcattaaattgccAATTAGATTCATGTTTATGCCTATACTATCCAAGTAGCCGATGATACACACATCCAGTTTTACCTGAGTCTAAATAGTAAGAACTAACTGTGTCTTGATCATttcaagggaagagagaggactTACTAATATCTAGTTCCCAGGGGGCACTCAGAAATATCAAATGCTTTCAGAGAGTAACTGAGGGCAGCTGGTTTGAATCTGTTCATTTCTATTTATCCAGCTAGTGAACCAGACTGGAAACCATTAGAAAGCTGCTTCCTAGCAAAAGGTGGGCCCATTTATCCTTTCCAGCTTCTATTTGCCTAAGACAATTTTCAAAGATGgtcttaaagaaataaacactAAGAAGAAAATACTTGCTTTATAAGGGGTGACACATGGCAAAGgcacagaagaggaaaggaacagaTTCTTGACTGAGCTTtgtatttgcatttcccaaatttctCCCAGACCATAGAGGTTTCCATGAgacaataataatacaatatatggaAGAATATGGGTATGCACATCTTGTTAACTTATCGCATTACCTAAGGTGGGCTGTATGATGTCAAGGGGCTTCAGCCAAGTAGTGTACTAACTTTTAACCAATTGACTGgatgttttgaatttatttgtgtatGACCTGAGTTTGTTAACTATACTCTGGTGATTTATTGgattttaattcaattcaaagaaataaattaagaagaagagatatcaggacacctgggtagctcagtggttgagtctctgtctccggctcaggtcatgatcccgggatcctgggatcgagtcccacactgggcttcctgcagggagcctgcttctccctctgcctatgtctctgcgtctctctgtgtgtctctcatgaataaataaaaagaagaagcagaagtgacctcaaaatattatttttcttttctaggggCTGTGACCACTATTTGTGTTCCTATGACATCTTGTACTtacatttaacttaaaatttatcaGTTTGTGTTGAAATTGCTCATTTGCCTCTTTGTGTCCTCCCCTCCCCATACCCACAATTAGACTAGAAGCTGCTTGTATGTATTATTCAGAGCTTAGCATAGAACTATAGGGTGCCAGTATTTGTTTGATGAATGGGAGGAAGAACACATGTTaccttatttctttcattctatgtCTACTCTTTTGTagttctaaaattatatttaactcaaaataaactttttttgtatattttttattggacttcaatttgccaatatatagtataacacccagtgctcatcccatcaagtgccgccctcagggcccatcacccagtctcaccccaacctcctgcgcatctccccttccactaccccttgttcttttcccagagttaggagtctctcatgttctgtcaccctctctgatatttcccactcattttctctcctttccctataatccctttcactagtttttttttttttaagattttatttatttattcagaaagagagagagaggcagagacacaggcagagggagaagcaggctccacgcagggagcccgacatgggactggaccccaggtctccaggatcacaacccgggctgcaggcggcgccaaaccgcagcgccaccagggctgccgggATTTCTAGAAAAAGTATAGAGAAGTATATTTATTCTCACTGTTCTACAGAATTCTTTTATCttctataatttgttttaattttacatagtTTGCTTTTGGTCTTTACAAGTAGTAATCTAAAATGTACGAATTCATTTTACTCACTTGACTACTCTTTTAATTATGCTTTTAATGGTACTGAAGGAGCATCCTCGCAGCCTGGTTCTCTCTGGATTTAGATGGAAGTGTATAAACTGAagtccaaagaaaatatttccaacagCATTCCAATGAGTTTGGAAATGGCTTTCTTTACTATATGAGCCAGATGGCATCCATATTAGTTAAGATAACCCAAACTACTACTAAAactttaggttcttttttttataaatttattttttactggggttcaatttgccaacatatagaataacacccagtgctcatcccatcaagtgcccccctcagtgcccatcacccagtcagccccaccccccgccctcctccccttccaccacccctagttcgtttcccagagttaggagtctctcatgttctgtctccctttctgatatttcccactcattttttctcctttcccctttattccctttcactattttttatattccccgtatgagtgaaaccatataatgtttgtccttctctgatgactTACTGgactcagcataatagcctccagttccatccacatcgaagcaaatggtgggtgtttgttgtttctaatggctgaggaatattccattgtatatatagaccacagcttctttatccattcatctgtcgatggacaccgaggctccttccacagtttggctattgtggacgttgctgctataaactttggggtgcaggtgtctcggtctttcactgtatctgtatcttaggggtaaatccccagcagtacaattgctgggtcttagggtagttctattttttaactctttgaggaacctgcacacagttttccagagtggctgcaccagttcacattcccaccaacagtgcaagagggatccctttatccatatcctctccaacatttgttatttcctgtcttgttaattttcatcattctcactggggtgaggtagtatctcattgtggttttgatttgtatttccctgatggccagtgatgtggagcattttctcatgtgcttgttttgttggccatatctatgtctttctgttcatgtcttttgcccatttcatgattggattgtttctttgctgttgagtttaataagctctttatagatcttggatactagccctttatctggtatgtcatttgcaaatatcttctcccattctgtaggttgtcttttagttttgttgactgtttcttttgctgtgcagaaacttttcgtcttgatgaagtcccaatagttcatttttgcttttgtttcccttgccttcatagatggatcttgcaagaagttgctgtggctaaattcaaaaagggtgttacctgtgttcttctctaggattttgatggattcttgtctcacatttagatctttcatccattttgagtttatctttgtgtatggtgtaagacaatggtctagtttcattcttctgcatgtggctgtccaattttcccagcaccatttattgaagagactgtccttttcccagtggatagtctttcctgctttgttgaatattagttgaccatagagttgagggcccatctctggattctctattcaTTCTCATTGacgtatgtgtctgtttttgtgctagtatcaCACTGATTTGATGAtgacagctttgtagtacaacctgaaatccgccATTGTGATGCTCCtgcctctggctttctttttcaatattgccctggctattcagggtcttttctgattccacccatatcttaagattatttgttccaactctgaagaaagtccatggtattttgatagggattgcattgaatatggaAAATGCCCTGagtagcattgatattttcacaatattaattcttccaatcgatgagcatggaatatttttccatccctttgtgtgtttctcaatttctttctgaagcgttctgtagtttttagggtatagatcctttatatctttggttaggtttattcctaggtatcttatttttttgggtgcagttgtaaatgggattgactccttaatttctctttcttcagtctcattgttagtgtatagaaatgccactgatttctggacattgattttgtgtcctgccagaCTGCCgaattgctttatgagttctagcaatcttggggtggagtcttttcagttttctatgtacagtatcatgtcatctgtgaagagggagagtttggcttcttctttgccaatttgtaagcattttatttctttttgttgtctgattgctgaggctaggacttctagtactatgttgaatagcagtggtgagagtggacatccctgtcgtgttcctgatcttaggagaaagactctcagtgtttccccattgagaatgacatatgctgtgggcttttttgtagatggcttttaagatgctgtggaattttccctctatttctacactctgaagagttttgatcaggaatggatgctgtattttgtcaaatgctttctccacatctattgagaggatcatatggttcttgttttttcccttgttgatatgatctatcatattgattgctgtagtgtatagaaatgccactgtgtagaaccagccttgcatcctggggataaatcccactagtcatggtgaataatcttcttaatatactgttgaatcctattggctagtatcttgttgagaatttttgcatctgtgttcatcagggatattggtctataattctcctttttggtggggtctttgtctggttttggaattaaggtgactCTGGCCTCATAAagcgagtttggaagtattctgttcctttttatcttttggaacagctttagtacaataggtattgtttcttctttaaacatttgatagaattcccctggaggccatctggccctggacttttgtgtcttgggaagtttttgatgactgcttcaatttcctcccggtatttggcctgttcaggttttctatttcttcctgttccagttttggtagtttttggttttccaggaatgcatccattccttctagattgcctaatttgttggcatatagcagctcttaatacgtttttaaaatcatttgtattcctggtattggttgtgatctttcctttttcattcgtgattttattaacttgagtcttcctcttttctttttaaggctggctaatggtttatctatcttattaattcttttttttaagattttatttatttattcatgagacacacagagaggagagagagagaaagagagacaggcagagggagaagcaggctccatgctttccaattttttgagggatgcttgtattgcgaggtatttccctcttaggactgcttttgctgtatcccaaagattttgaagagttgtatcttcattttcattagtttccatgaatctttttaactcttctctaatttcccagttgacccattcatcttttagcaggatgctctttaacctccatgtgtttgagtttcttccaaatttcttcttctgattgagttctagtttcaaaacattatgttctgaaaaatatgcaggggacaatcccaatcttttggtatcggttgagacatgatttgtgacctagcatgtggtctattctggagaaagttccatgtgcacttgaaaagaatatgtattcagttgcgtttggatgcaaagttctgtatatgtCAGTGAAATCCATCTAATCTAGCGTATCTTTTacagttcttgtttctttgctgatgtTGTGCTtataaaatctgtcatttgcagaaagtgccatgttgaagtctcctactattagtgtattattatctaagtatgtctttactttggttattaattgattaatgTAGTTGGCAGCTCTCacattaagggcataaatattcatgattattaggtcttcttgttggatagaccctttaagtatgatatagtgtccttcttcatctcttactctaaataaactttttaaaatggaagttcAGTTTGGCAAACATTTTGGGGTATTTTATATAGGGCAAACACTGTATTAAGCTCAAGAtatattaagata
It contains:
- the LOC121499070 gene encoding cytokine SCM-1 beta-like — encoded protein: MRSLLLALFGICFLTEFIVEGVGSEVLERSICMSLTTKRLPVKNIKTYTIKEGSMRAVIFITRRGFKFCADPQADWVKKAVESVDKSTRRNMKQAKPTGAQLSTNTAVTLTT